A genome region from Etheostoma cragini isolate CJK2018 chromosome 4, CSU_Ecrag_1.0, whole genome shotgun sequence includes the following:
- the LOC117943114 gene encoding V-set and immunoglobulin domain-containing protein 1-like produces MGGTETRTCRLNGGPLQLLFLVWVLVLSGLTLGQEQGPGVMKEDSDVVLPCFLSTMESVVMSMVPISLLSLRFFMGGTETTTCRLIPGLRKLLILFCLLVLSGLTLGQQQGSVGVKVVVREDSDVVLPCSLSTKESIVTGVFDWIKVPQKDEGLKEVFLYNAGIHYNNGRPGQSEEFKGRVFHFPDELKHSNASITIRNTKISDSGVYSCDFPRFQPRQTFYINLLVAASPEPCIRTLNATSAWAHLQCEVRGASPKPKLEWRDGAENPLPAEEPQTSEKRGRFYITLITTVNQTGRYRCVVTQEEISHQTQAETFVHISGKVCEDSSSEVVVGWIGGLVLGVLVHALVLALLVVTKIISVRCNKGSCQQGNGLHEVEKGNHRNGLGNHGNGSPEEGSEML; encoded by the exons ATGGGGGGGACAGAAACTAGGACATGTCGCCTTAATGGAGGACCTCTGCAGCTGCTGTTTCTAGTCTGGGTCCTGGTCTTGTCTGGACTGACCCTGGGACAGGAACAAG GGCCCGGTGTTATGAAAGAAGACAGCGACGTGGTGTTACCCTGTTTTCTCAGCACCATGGAGAGCGTTGTAATGTCGATGGTTCCGATATCTCTGTTGTCCTTACGTTTCTTCATGGGGGGGACAGAAACTACGACATGTCGCCTTATTCCAGGACTTCGGAAGCTGCTGATTCTATTCTGTCTCCTGGTTTTGTCTGGACTGACACTGGGACAGCAACAAG GGTCCGTTGGTGTTAAAGTGGTCGTTAGAGAAGACAGCGACGTGGTGTTACCCTGTTCTCTCAGCACCAAGGAGAGCATTGTAACGGGGGTCTTTGACTGGATTAAAGTTCCTCAGAAAGATGAAGGTCTGAAGGAGGTGTTCCTGTATAACGCAGGCATCCATTACAACAACGGTCGTCCAGGTCAGAGTGAAGAGTTCAAAGGTCGAGTCTTTCATTTTCCAGATGAACTTAAACACAGCAACGCCTCCATAACCAtcagaaatacaaagatatCTGACAGTGGAGTCTACAGCTGTGATTTTCCTCGTTTTCAGCCACGTCAGACATTCTACATTAACCTTCTTGTTG CTGCAAGTCCAGAGCCGTGCATCAGGACCCTGAACGCCACCTCTGCCTGGGCACATCTGCAGTGTGAGGTCCGAGGGGCGTCTCCAAAACCTAAACTAGAGTGGAGGGACGGGGCTGAAAACCCACTTCCTGCTGAGGAACCACAGACCTCAGAAAAAAGAGGCAGATTCTACATCACCCTCATCACCACGGTGAACCAGACTGGCCGCTACCGCTGTGTAGTCACCCAGGAGGAAATCAGCCATCAGACTCAGGCTGAGACCTTTGTTCATATCAGTG GGAAAGTGTGTGAGGACTCATCCAGTGAAGTGGTTGTCGGATGGATTGGTGGATTAGTTTTAGGAGTTCTGGTTCATGCTCTAGTTCTAGCTCTGCTTGTTGTTACAAAGATCATCTCAGTACGCTGCAATAAAG GTTCTTGTCAGCAGGGAAATGGTTTGCATGAAGTGGAAAAGGGTAACCACAGAAACGGTTTGGGTAACCACGGAAACGGTTCACCTGAAGAGGGTTCAGAGATGCTATAG